A window of the Streptomyces sp. NBC_00250 genome harbors these coding sequences:
- a CDS encoding DUF1684 domain-containing protein — MTTRNAPVPTAEADTDSGVQAFVAEWEEWHRDKDARLAAEHGFLAITGLHWLTDEPQRVPDAPGVWSTGPDGVTVELDEGAELVVDGTVVRGRHVFGVIPERGGVDAVWGDIVIEVAKRGGHDVVRPRHPGHPLRVAFAGTPAYTPDPRWVVTGRYVPFPEPQPTTVGASVEGLRHVYDAPGRIDFRLDGRELSLTAFNGHTPGTFTVLFTDATSGVTTYAANRNLRIEAPGPDGEVVVDFNRATNLPCAYTDFATCPLPPAENRLPLAVEAGEKIPHERGPINP; from the coding sequence ATGACCACGCGTAACGCCCCCGTTCCCACAGCCGAGGCCGACACCGACAGCGGTGTGCAGGCCTTCGTCGCCGAGTGGGAGGAGTGGCACCGCGACAAGGACGCCCGGCTCGCCGCCGAGCACGGGTTCCTCGCCATCACCGGACTCCACTGGCTCACCGACGAGCCGCAGCGCGTCCCCGACGCCCCCGGAGTCTGGTCGACCGGACCCGACGGCGTCACCGTCGAGCTCGACGAGGGGGCGGAACTCGTCGTCGACGGCACCGTCGTCCGGGGACGGCACGTCTTCGGCGTCATCCCCGAGCGCGGCGGCGTCGACGCGGTCTGGGGCGACATCGTCATCGAGGTCGCCAAGCGCGGCGGCCACGACGTGGTCCGGCCGAGGCACCCCGGCCACCCGCTGCGGGTGGCCTTCGCCGGAACTCCCGCGTACACGCCCGATCCGCGATGGGTCGTCACCGGCCGGTACGTCCCCTTCCCCGAGCCGCAGCCGACCACCGTCGGCGCCTCCGTCGAGGGGCTGCGGCACGTCTACGACGCGCCGGGCCGGATCGACTTCCGGCTCGACGGCCGGGAGCTGAGCCTGACCGCGTTCAACGGACACACGCCCGGCACCTTCACGGTGCTGTTCACCGACGCGACCTCGGGCGTCACCACGTACGCGGCCAACCGCAACCTGCGGATCGAGGCACCCGGACCCGACGGCGAGGTGGTCGTCGACTTCAACCGGGCCACCAACCTGCCCTGCGCGTACACCGACTTCGCGACCTGCCCGCTGCCGCCCGCCGAGAACCGCCTTCCCCTCGCCGTCGAGGCCGGGGAGAAGATCCCCCACGAGCGCGGCCCGATCAATCCCTGA
- a CDS encoding chitinase has translation MPGSRIARVLGAGLAALLAAAALTATATPSAAAADTCALKPKPAGKVLQGYWENWDGAANGVHPPFGWAPIDDPRFAAHGYNVINAAFPVIRSDGTVLWEDGMDNTVRVSTPAQMCNAKAAGATLLMSIGGAAAGIDLNSRAVADRFIATVVPILKTYNFDGIDIDIETGLVGSGSIGTLSASQANLVYIIDGVLARMPAGFGLTMAPETAYVTGGSVAYGSIWGAYLPIVKKYADNGRLWWLNMQYYNGSMYGCSGDSYSAGTVAGFVAQTDCLNRGLVIQGTTIRVPYDKQVPGLPAQPGAGGGHMAPSLVAQAWNHYGGALKGLMTWSANWDGSKGWTFGDNVKALQGR, from the coding sequence ATGCCAGGCTCTCGTATCGCCCGCGTCCTCGGAGCGGGTCTCGCCGCCCTGCTCGCGGCCGCCGCCCTCACCGCCACCGCCACCCCGTCCGCCGCCGCCGCGGACACCTGTGCCCTCAAGCCCAAGCCCGCCGGAAAGGTGCTCCAGGGGTACTGGGAGAACTGGGACGGCGCGGCCAACGGCGTTCACCCGCCCTTCGGTTGGGCGCCCATCGACGACCCCCGCTTCGCGGCCCACGGCTACAACGTCATCAACGCCGCGTTCCCCGTGATCCGTTCGGACGGGACGGTGCTGTGGGAGGACGGCATGGACAACACCGTCCGCGTCTCCACCCCGGCGCAGATGTGCAACGCCAAGGCGGCCGGAGCGACGCTCCTCATGTCGATCGGCGGCGCCGCCGCGGGAATCGACCTCAACTCCCGTGCCGTCGCGGACCGGTTCATCGCGACCGTCGTGCCCATCCTGAAGACGTACAACTTCGACGGGATCGACATCGACATCGAGACCGGTCTTGTCGGCAGCGGCAGCATCGGCACCCTGTCCGCGTCGCAGGCCAACCTGGTGTACATCATCGACGGCGTCCTCGCCCGGATGCCCGCCGGGTTCGGACTGACGATGGCACCGGAGACCGCCTACGTCACCGGTGGCAGCGTCGCCTACGGCTCGATCTGGGGCGCGTACCTGCCGATCGTCAAGAAGTACGCCGACAACGGACGCCTGTGGTGGCTCAACATGCAGTACTACAACGGCAGCATGTACGGATGCTCGGGCGACTCCTACTCCGCGGGCACCGTCGCCGGGTTCGTCGCGCAGACCGACTGTCTGAACCGGGGCCTCGTGATCCAGGGCACCACCATCCGGGTGCCCTACGACAAGCAGGTCCCCGGCCTGCCCGCCCAGCCGGGCGCGGGCGGCGGTCACATGGCGCCGTCGCTCGTGGCCCAGGCATGGAACCACTACGGCGGGGCGCTCAAGGGCCTGATGACCTGGTCGGCGAACTGGGACGGGTCGAAGGGCTGGACCTTCGGCGACAACGTCAAGGCGCTCCAAGGGCGCTAG
- a CDS encoding LysR family transcriptional regulator, producing MELRQLRYFVAVAEEGGFGKAAESLGIVQSAVSQQIRRLEREWGVVLFERTTRRVGLSGAGERLLPEARAVLAAAEQTSRVAADVTAGDDGILRLAAVNGPGDRIDRVLGELATGAPHLQVRLHRLPVVRRLAAVRAGELDAALVRAVPRAPGLELLLLWNDPLYVALPESHPLAAEQALRLEQLACLPLRLAPGGNPPFHELVTGALHAAAGSGPVPGPPFTDLRATLAAIGTARAPSWTLFYEVRGVPSVPRVAVRPLTDLAVSTSLAVRPGPPGPVLRHLLRALHAVER from the coding sequence ATGGAGCTGCGCCAGCTGCGGTACTTCGTGGCCGTGGCCGAGGAGGGCGGCTTCGGGAAGGCCGCCGAGAGCCTCGGCATCGTCCAGTCGGCGGTCAGTCAGCAGATCCGGCGGCTCGAACGCGAGTGGGGCGTGGTGCTCTTCGAGCGCACCACCCGGCGTGTCGGCCTCTCCGGCGCGGGTGAGCGGCTGTTGCCCGAGGCCCGTGCCGTACTCGCGGCCGCCGAGCAGACGTCGCGCGTGGCCGCCGACGTCACGGCCGGTGACGACGGGATCCTGCGCCTCGCCGCCGTCAACGGACCGGGCGACCGGATCGACCGAGTCCTGGGTGAACTCGCCACCGGCGCACCGCACCTGCAGGTACGTCTGCACAGGCTGCCGGTCGTCCGCCGACTGGCGGCGGTGCGTGCCGGAGAGCTGGACGCGGCCCTGGTCCGGGCGGTGCCGAGGGCGCCCGGTCTCGAACTGCTGCTGCTGTGGAACGATCCGCTGTACGTGGCTCTGCCGGAGAGCCACCCGCTCGCGGCCGAGCAGGCGCTCCGTCTGGAGCAACTGGCCTGCCTCCCGCTCCGGCTCGCGCCCGGGGGCAACCCTCCCTTCCACGAGCTGGTCACCGGCGCCCTGCACGCTGCCGCCGGGTCCGGACCGGTGCCGGGGCCGCCGTTCACCGATCTCAGGGCCACCCTCGCCGCGATCGGCACGGCGCGGGCGCCCTCGTGGACCCTCTTCTACGAGGTGCGCGGAGTGCCGTCGGTGCCCCGGGTGGCCGTCCGGCCGCTCACCGACCTCGCCGTGAGCACGTCGCTCGCCGTACGGCCGGGTCCGCCGGGCCCGGTGCTGCGACATCTGCTGCGGGCCCTGCATGCCGTGGAGCGGTAG
- a CDS encoding cupin domain-containing protein — MSEIRTALVVRPGEAEEIRLPHGGGFHLLADAGDTAGALGANRLVLGEGADGARPHYHALSTELFYVLDGSARFTLDGRTTTVAAGGLVSVPPRVPHSFGAAPGSTAELLVVLTPGVARFGYFRSLGRIQQGLETFDDLLSRQDHYDVHFL; from the coding sequence ATGTCCGAGATCAGAACGGCGCTGGTGGTACGTCCCGGAGAGGCCGAGGAGATACGACTCCCGCACGGCGGCGGGTTCCACCTCCTGGCCGACGCGGGCGACACGGCGGGCGCGCTGGGCGCCAATCGTCTCGTCCTCGGCGAGGGCGCCGACGGCGCCCGGCCGCACTACCACGCCCTGTCGACCGAGCTGTTCTACGTGCTCGACGGCTCCGCGCGGTTCACCCTGGACGGCCGTACGACGACCGTGGCCGCCGGCGGGCTGGTCTCCGTACCGCCCAGGGTGCCGCATTCCTTCGGTGCCGCTCCCGGCTCGACCGCGGAACTGCTCGTGGTCCTGACGCCGGGCGTCGCCCGCTTCGGCTACTTCCGGTCCCTGGGCCGCATCCAGCAAGGCCTGGAGACCTTCGACGACCTCCTGTCCCGGCAGGACCACTACGACGTGCACTTCCTGTGA
- a CDS encoding S1 family peptidase has protein sequence MKRTSALRAAAAALLLTVGLGAAQAASASAVPAVAEPAASTGLLDAMRQDLGLTAQQAEERLTAERAAARVESEARKTAGGSYGGAWFDARTGRLVVALTDRDEEAEVRALGADTRLVRHSAGALDRAKARLDARTAPAGVAGWHVDPRANSVVVTVVHADRNAPAVRAFVERAREAGPVTVAETATAPRTYAAGTVGGDPYYTGNVRCSIGFSVHGGFVTAGHCGGAGAAVRGWDGSAMGTFQGSSFPGNDYAYVSIHSGWWTVPVVLGWGTVSDRLVRGSAEAPVGASICRSGSTTKWHCGTVLAKNETVNYSQGAVHQMTKTSVCAEGGDSGGAFISGDQAQGVTSGGWGNCSSGGETWFQPVNEILARYGLTLHTA, from the coding sequence GTGAAACGCACTTCCGCCCTGCGCGCCGCCGCCGCGGCCCTCTTGCTCACCGTCGGACTCGGCGCCGCGCAGGCCGCATCCGCGAGCGCCGTCCCCGCCGTTGCCGAACCCGCCGCCTCGACGGGCCTCCTCGACGCCATGCGTCAGGACCTCGGGCTCACCGCGCAGCAGGCCGAGGAGCGACTGACGGCCGAACGTGCCGCGGCCCGCGTGGAGTCCGAGGCGAGGAAGACCGCGGGGGGCTCCTACGGCGGTGCCTGGTTCGACGCCCGCACCGGGCGGCTCGTCGTCGCCCTCACCGACCGCGACGAGGAGGCGGAGGTCAGGGCGCTCGGCGCCGACACCCGGCTCGTCCGGCACAGTGCCGGCGCGCTCGACCGCGCCAAGGCCCGGCTCGATGCCCGTACCGCCCCCGCAGGTGTCGCCGGCTGGCACGTCGACCCCCGCGCCAACAGCGTCGTCGTCACCGTCGTCCACGCCGACCGGAACGCCCCCGCCGTACGTGCCTTCGTCGAGCGGGCTCGCGAGGCCGGTCCCGTCACCGTCGCCGAAACGGCGACCGCACCCCGTACGTACGCCGCCGGAACCGTCGGCGGCGATCCGTACTACACCGGCAACGTCCGCTGCTCCATAGGCTTCTCCGTCCACGGCGGCTTCGTCACGGCGGGGCATTGCGGCGGGGCCGGTGCCGCGGTCCGGGGCTGGGACGGATCCGCCATGGGGACCTTCCAGGGCTCCTCGTTCCCCGGGAACGACTACGCGTACGTGAGCATCCACAGCGGCTGGTGGACGGTGCCCGTCGTGCTCGGCTGGGGGACGGTGTCGGACCGGCTCGTCCGGGGCTCCGCCGAGGCGCCGGTGGGAGCCTCGATCTGCCGCTCGGGGTCCACGACCAAGTGGCACTGCGGCACCGTCCTGGCCAAGAACGAGACCGTGAACTACAGCCAGGGCGCCGTCCACCAGATGACGAAGACCAGCGTGTGCGCGGAGGGCGGTGACTCCGGTGGCGCGTTCATCAGCGGGGACCAGGCCCAGGGCGTCACGTCCGGCGGCTGGGGCAACTGCTCGTCCGGCGGCGAGACCTGGTTCCAGCCCGTGAACGAGATTCTCGCCCGCTATGGCCTGACGCTTCACACGGCCTGA
- a CDS encoding adenosine kinase, which produces MSSQYDVLVLGGAGVDTIVYVPELPLPYADSYMIRPGIETRAGQTGDFVALGLSALGLRTHHLDMIGDDPSGDLVRAFHRDRGIGFTEVPLPGGTKRAVNLVGPDGRRLSLYDDSRSRESDRLPEELVRSLASASRHAHVSITYPCAFALPQLREAGVTISTDLHNWDGENPYHEPFAYGADIVFVSATALADKERTMRRILERGRAEVVIATAGAEGASMLTADGLVHVPPVSPREPVVDSNGAGDAFASGFLFGRLTGEDFGRCALYGAVAGAYACTVPATASDAIDRAGLLKEAGGPR; this is translated from the coding sequence ATGAGCAGTCAGTACGACGTCCTCGTCCTGGGAGGCGCCGGCGTCGACACGATCGTGTACGTCCCCGAGCTCCCCCTGCCGTACGCCGACAGCTACATGATCCGGCCGGGCATCGAGACCCGCGCCGGGCAGACCGGCGATTTCGTGGCGCTCGGCCTGAGCGCGCTCGGTCTGCGGACCCACCACCTCGACATGATCGGCGACGACCCCTCCGGCGACCTCGTCCGCGCGTTCCACCGCGACCGGGGCATCGGATTCACCGAAGTACCCCTGCCCGGCGGGACGAAGCGGGCCGTCAACCTCGTCGGCCCCGACGGCCGCCGGCTCTCGCTCTACGACGACAGCCGCTCCCGGGAGTCCGACCGGCTGCCCGAGGAGCTGGTCCGCTCCCTGGCGTCGGCGAGCCGTCACGCCCACGTCTCGATCACGTACCCGTGCGCCTTCGCCCTTCCGCAGCTGCGCGAGGCGGGCGTCACCATCTCCACGGACCTGCACAACTGGGACGGGGAGAACCCCTACCACGAGCCCTTCGCCTACGGCGCGGACATCGTCTTCGTCTCGGCCACGGCCCTGGCGGACAAGGAACGGACCATGCGCCGGATCCTGGAGCGGGGCAGGGCGGAGGTCGTGATCGCCACCGCCGGAGCCGAGGGGGCCTCCATGCTGACCGCCGACGGACTCGTGCACGTACCGCCCGTCTCGCCCCGCGAACCGGTGGTCGATTCCAACGGCGCGGGCGACGCCTTCGCCTCCGGATTCCTCTTCGGCCGCCTGACCGGCGAGGACTTCGGCCGGTGCGCTCTCTACGGCGCGGTGGCGGGCGCCTACGCGTGCACCGTGCCGGCCACCGCGAGCGACGCCATCGACCGCGCCGGGCTCCTCAAGGAGGCCGGCGGGCCGCGCTGA
- a CDS encoding geranyl diphosphate 2-C-methyltransferase: protein MTSTEYTTVNGAATFVPSPATPYQGDIARYWNNEARPVNLRLGDVDGLYHHHYGIGDIDHAALGDTEDSEYEKKLISELHRLESAQAVVLLDNLGVIGRDDTLVDAGCGRGGSSVMAHQRFGCKVEGVTLSSTQAEFGNQRAKELGIDDHVHAQVCNMLDTPFEKGSIAASWNNESSMYVDLDDLFAEHSRFLKVGGRYVTITGCWNPRYGQPSKWVSQINAHFECNIHSRREYLRAMADNRLVPQAVIDLTPDTLPYWELRATSSLVTGIEEAFINSYKDGSFQYVLIAADRV, encoded by the coding sequence GTGACCAGCACCGAGTACACCACCGTCAACGGCGCCGCCACCTTCGTTCCCTCCCCGGCGACGCCCTATCAGGGTGACATCGCCCGTTACTGGAACAACGAGGCCAGGCCCGTGAACCTGCGCCTGGGTGACGTGGACGGGCTTTACCACCACCACTACGGCATCGGCGACATCGACCACGCCGCCCTCGGGGACACCGAGGACAGCGAGTACGAGAAGAAGCTGATCAGCGAGCTGCACCGGCTGGAGTCCGCGCAGGCCGTGGTCCTCCTGGACAACCTCGGCGTCATCGGGCGCGACGACACGCTCGTGGATGCCGGCTGCGGGCGCGGCGGTTCGAGCGTCATGGCCCACCAGCGCTTCGGCTGCAAGGTCGAGGGCGTCACCCTTTCCTCCACGCAGGCCGAGTTCGGCAACCAGCGCGCGAAGGAGCTCGGCATCGACGACCACGTCCATGCCCAGGTCTGCAACATGCTGGACACTCCATTCGAGAAGGGCAGCATCGCCGCCTCGTGGAACAACGAGTCGAGCATGTACGTCGACCTCGACGACCTCTTCGCCGAGCACTCCCGCTTCCTCAAGGTCGGCGGCCGCTACGTGACCATCACCGGCTGCTGGAACCCGCGCTACGGCCAGCCGTCGAAGTGGGTCTCCCAGATCAACGCGCACTTCGAGTGCAACATCCACTCCCGCCGCGAGTACCTGCGCGCGATGGCCGACAACCGTCTCGTTCCGCAGGCCGTGATCGACCTGACGCCGGACACCCTGCCCTACTGGGAGCTGCGCGCCACGTCGTCCCTGGTCACCGGCATCGAGGAGGCGTTCATCAACTCGTACAAGGACGGCTCTTTCCAGTACGTCCTGATCGCGGCCGACCGCGTCTGA
- a CDS encoding family 2 encapsulin nanocompartment cargo protein terpene cyclase, producing MPEPGLSPLQSSLPTAAAHFGIHVLGRAAAPTETAGAAALTAAAAVATGGGTAPLVASAPAAATASVVAPAVAAAPASPVGAVTAPPVPAPGFVLPGPSGLGTAGLSLARHEAAPELPEPPPPLEGRPIPGLYHHPIPEPDPVRVDEVSRRIKSWALDEVQLYPEDWEGEFDGFSVGRYMVACHPDAPTVEHLMLATRLMVAENAVDDCYCEDHGGSPVGLGGRLLLAHTALDPLHTTKEYQPLWAESLHADAPRRAYRSAMEYFVNQSTPSQADRFRHDMARLHLGYLAEAAWAETDHVPEVWEYLAMRQFNNFRPCPTITDTVGGYELPADLHAQPAMQRVLALAGNATTIVNDLYSYMKELASPGKHLNLPVVIAEREGVSDREGYLKAVEVHNDLMHAFEAEAAALAAACPAPTVLRFLRGVAVWVDGNHYWHQTNTYRYSLPDFW from the coding sequence ATGCCCGAACCCGGGCTTTCCCCTCTGCAGTCGAGCCTGCCCACCGCCGCCGCCCACTTCGGGATCCATGTCCTCGGACGGGCGGCCGCTCCCACCGAGACGGCCGGGGCAGCCGCTCTCACGGCCGCGGCCGCCGTCGCGACCGGTGGCGGCACCGCACCCCTGGTCGCTTCCGCACCCGCGGCCGCCACCGCGTCCGTGGTCGCTCCCGCCGTGGCGGCCGCTCCGGCGTCGCCGGTCGGCGCCGTGACCGCGCCGCCGGTTCCCGCACCGGGATTCGTCCTGCCGGGACCCAGCGGCCTCGGCACGGCCGGACTGTCCCTGGCCCGGCACGAGGCGGCCCCCGAACTGCCGGAGCCTCCGCCGCCGTTGGAGGGCCGGCCGATCCCCGGCCTGTACCACCACCCGATCCCCGAACCCGACCCGGTACGGGTGGACGAGGTCAGCCGCAGGATCAAGTCCTGGGCGCTCGACGAGGTGCAGCTGTACCCGGAGGACTGGGAGGGCGAGTTCGACGGGTTCTCCGTCGGGCGCTACATGGTCGCCTGCCACCCGGACGCCCCGACCGTCGAGCACCTGATGCTCGCCACGCGGCTGATGGTCGCCGAGAACGCCGTCGACGACTGCTACTGCGAGGACCACGGCGGTTCGCCCGTCGGCCTCGGCGGACGGCTGCTCCTCGCGCACACCGCCCTCGACCCCCTGCACACGACGAAGGAGTACCAGCCGCTCTGGGCGGAGTCGCTCCACGCGGACGCCCCGCGGCGCGCCTACCGCTCCGCCATGGAGTACTTCGTCAACCAGTCGACCCCCTCCCAGGCCGACCGGTTCCGGCACGACATGGCCCGACTGCACCTCGGGTACCTCGCCGAGGCCGCCTGGGCCGAGACGGACCACGTGCCGGAGGTGTGGGAGTACCTGGCGATGCGGCAGTTCAACAACTTCCGCCCCTGCCCCACCATCACCGACACCGTCGGCGGCTACGAACTCCCGGCGGACCTGCATGCCCAGCCGGCCATGCAGCGCGTCCTCGCGCTCGCCGGGAACGCGACCACCATCGTGAACGACCTGTACTCGTACATGAAGGAACTCGCCAGCCCCGGCAAGCACCTGAACCTGCCCGTGGTGATCGCCGAGCGTGAGGGCGTCTCCGACCGGGAGGGCTATCTGAAGGCCGTCGAGGTCCACAACGACCTCATGCACGCCTTCGAGGCCGAGGCCGCCGCCCTCGCCGCCGCCTGTCCCGCCCCGACCGTGCTGCGCTTCCTGCGGGGCGTGGCCGTGTGGGTGGACGGCAACCACTACTGGCACCAGACCAACACCTATCGCTACAGCCTGCCCGATTTCTGGTAA
- a CDS encoding family 2B encapsulin nanocompartment shell protein yields the protein MTVDTSPDAQLDAPKQSSLSTAAARNLATTTKSAPQMQEISSRWLLRMLPWVETKGGAYRVNRRLSYTVGDGRIEFVQDGARVRVIPRELGELALLRGFEDEEVLNALAGRCVQRDFSAGEVLVERGAPAEEIHLVAHGRINQTSLGKYGDEVAVAVLADGDRFGENALLDADARWDYTATAETSGTLLTLSRAEFAAVLASAPGLQAHIEEFSSLPLQRQNRHGEAEIAMSAGHTGEVALPGAFVDYELKPREYELSVAQTVLRVHTRVADLYNGPMNQTEEQLRLTIEALRERQEHELINNREFGLLHNADFKQRIQTHSGPPTPDDLDELLCRRRGTKLFLAHPRTIAAIGREWNARGLNPGTVDLDGQQVLSWRGVPLLPCNKIPITKENTSSILAMRLGEDNQGVIGLRQTGLPEEYEPGLSVRFMGISEQAIMSYLVTTYYSAAILVPNALGVLENVEIARRH from the coding sequence ATGACCGTTGACACGAGCCCGGACGCACAGCTGGACGCGCCGAAGCAGTCCAGCCTCAGCACCGCGGCCGCCCGGAACCTCGCCACGACGACCAAGTCCGCCCCGCAGATGCAGGAGATCAGCTCCCGCTGGCTGCTGCGGATGCTCCCCTGGGTCGAGACCAAGGGCGGCGCCTACCGGGTCAACCGCCGACTGAGCTACACCGTCGGTGACGGCCGCATCGAGTTCGTCCAGGACGGTGCCCGCGTCCGGGTGATCCCCCGTGAGCTCGGCGAACTCGCGCTGCTGCGCGGCTTCGAGGACGAGGAGGTGCTGAACGCGCTGGCCGGCCGGTGCGTCCAGCGCGACTTCAGCGCCGGCGAGGTGCTGGTCGAGCGTGGCGCCCCCGCCGAGGAGATCCACCTCGTCGCCCACGGACGCATCAACCAGACCTCGCTCGGCAAGTACGGCGACGAGGTGGCCGTGGCGGTACTCGCCGACGGCGACCGCTTCGGTGAGAACGCCCTTCTGGACGCCGACGCGCGATGGGACTACACCGCCACCGCCGAGACCTCCGGCACGCTGCTCACCCTCTCCCGCGCCGAGTTCGCCGCCGTGCTGGCCTCCGCGCCGGGCCTCCAGGCCCACATCGAGGAGTTCAGCTCGCTCCCGCTCCAGCGGCAGAACCGGCACGGCGAGGCCGAGATCGCGATGTCGGCCGGCCACACCGGCGAGGTCGCGCTGCCGGGCGCCTTCGTCGACTACGAGCTCAAGCCCCGCGAGTACGAACTCTCCGTCGCGCAGACCGTTCTGCGGGTCCACACCAGGGTCGCCGACCTCTACAACGGGCCGATGAACCAGACGGAGGAGCAGCTCAGGCTCACCATCGAGGCGCTGCGCGAGCGCCAGGAGCACGAGCTGATCAACAACCGGGAGTTCGGCCTCCTCCACAACGCCGACTTCAAGCAGCGGATCCAGACCCACTCGGGCCCGCCCACCCCGGACGACCTCGACGAGCTCCTCTGCCGCCGTCGCGGCACCAAGCTCTTCCTCGCCCACCCCCGGACGATCGCCGCGATCGGGCGCGAGTGGAACGCCCGCGGACTCAACCCGGGCACCGTCGACCTCGACGGTCAGCAGGTCCTCAGCTGGCGGGGAGTCCCGTTGCTGCCCTGCAACAAGATCCCCATCACCAAGGAGAACACCAGCTCGATCCTCGCCATGCGCCTCGGCGAGGACAACCAGGGCGTCATCGGCCTCCGCCAGACCGGTCTTCCGGAGGAGTACGAGCCCGGCCTCTCGGTGCGCTTCATGGGCATCAGCGAGCAGGCGATCATGTCGTACCTCGTCACCACGTACTACTCGGCCGCCATCCTCGTGCCCAATGCGCTGGGCGTGCTCGAGAACGTGGAGATCGCCCGCAGGCACTAG
- a CDS encoding basic amino acid/polyamine antiporter — protein sequence MSNAGTSTDATTAGSPPTAKLTLVTLTAMVVGSMVGAGVFSLPRRFAQETGVAGALIAWAIAGFGMLMLAFVFQTLAVRRPDLDAGVYAYAKAGFGEYLGFFSAFGYWASACVGNVTYWVLIMSTIGAIWPALGDGDTALAIILSSAGLWAFFLLIRRGVKEAAAINRIVTVAKVVPIIVFVILALFSFDASVFADNWGGADYAGSLFNQVRGTMLATVFVFLGVEGASVYSRHAKRREDVGKATILGFLSVFSVFASVTIVSYGILPMSEIAELRQPSMAGVLEAAVGTWGKVFVSVGLIISVLGAYLAWTLMAAEVLFVAAKDDDMPRFLGRSSGDDVPVPALLMTTALSQTVLVVTAFSDDAFNFALDLTSALSLIPFLLAAAFAVKIALRPAQEKVTGQSTRRELVVGVLATIYTAFLLSAAGLKFVLVSFILYAPATFLFVKARREQGRQLFSPRELVILVVSIAGAVMGVVALAVGWISL from the coding sequence ATGTCGAACGCTGGTACCAGTACGGACGCCACCACCGCCGGGTCCCCGCCCACGGCGAAACTGACGCTCGTCACCCTGACCGCGATGGTCGTCGGGTCCATGGTGGGCGCCGGCGTGTTCTCGCTGCCCCGGAGGTTCGCCCAGGAGACGGGTGTCGCCGGTGCGCTGATCGCCTGGGCGATCGCCGGATTCGGCATGCTGATGCTCGCGTTCGTCTTCCAGACGCTCGCGGTGCGCCGCCCCGACCTGGACGCCGGTGTCTACGCGTACGCGAAGGCCGGTTTCGGCGAGTACCTGGGCTTCTTCTCGGCCTTCGGCTACTGGGCCAGCGCCTGCGTCGGCAACGTGACGTACTGGGTCCTCATCATGTCGACGATCGGCGCGATCTGGCCGGCGCTCGGCGACGGCGACACCGCCCTCGCGATCATCCTGTCCTCGGCCGGACTGTGGGCCTTCTTCCTGCTCATCCGCCGCGGGGTGAAGGAGGCCGCGGCGATCAACCGGATCGTGACGGTGGCGAAGGTCGTGCCCATCATCGTCTTCGTCATCCTTGCCCTGTTCTCCTTCGACGCGTCCGTCTTCGCCGACAACTGGGGTGGCGCCGACTACGCCGGCTCGCTGTTCAACCAGGTCCGCGGCACCATGCTCGCCACCGTCTTCGTCTTCCTCGGCGTCGAGGGCGCCAGCGTCTACTCCCGGCACGCCAAGCGCCGCGAGGACGTGGGCAAGGCCACGATCCTGGGCTTCCTCAGCGTCTTCTCCGTCTTCGCCTCGGTGACCATCGTGTCGTACGGCATCCTGCCCATGAGCGAGATCGCCGAGCTGCGCCAGCCCTCCATGGCGGGCGTCCTGGAGGCCGCCGTCGGCACCTGGGGCAAGGTCTTCGTCAGCGTCGGCCTCATCATCTCGGTCCTCGGCGCCTATCTGGCCTGGACGCTGATGGCCGCGGAGGTGCTCTTCGTGGCGGCCAAGGACGACGACATGCCGCGCTTCCTGGGGCGCTCCAGCGGCGACGACGTCCCCGTCCCCGCCCTCCTGATGACCACGGCCCTCAGTCAGACCGTGCTGGTCGTCACGGCCTTCTCCGACGACGCGTTCAACTTCGCCCTCGACCTGACCAGCGCGCTGAGCCTGATCCCGTTCCTGCTCGCCGCGGCGTTCGCGGTGAAGATCGCTCTGAGACCCGCGCAGGAGAAGGTCACCGGGCAGAGCACCCGGCGGGAGCTGGTCGTGGGCGTCCTCGCCACGATCTACACGGCGTTCCTGCTGTCCGCCGCCGGGCTCAAGTTCGTCCTCGTCTCCTTCATCCTCTACGCGCCCGCGACCTTCCTGTTCGTCAAGGCCCGGCGCGAGCAGGGCCGGCAGCTGTTCTCCCCGCGCGAGCTGGTGATCCTCGTCGTCTCCATCGCCGGCGCCGTCATGGGGGTCGTGGCCCTCGCGGTCGGCTGGATCAGTCTCTGA